The genomic interval CGGGTCCGCCACCGGTTCGGGCGCCTCCGGCTCGGGCGCCTCCGGCTCGGGCGCCTCCGGCTCGGGCGCCTCCGGCTCGGGCGCCTCCGGCTCGGGCGCCTCCGCCTCGGCGGCCGTCACCGGGGCCTCGGGCGCCTCCGGCGCCACCGCGTCCGGGCTCTTGCCCTGGGCCGGGACCGTGGGCGTGGCCGGGTTGTCGAAGGCGGCGGCCACCAGGTCCGACGCCTTGGCGTCCGACGAGGGCGTCTCCGTGTCCTCGTCCGAGGACGCGGGGGCGGGCACCGAGATCCTGAGGGGTGCCTCGTCCGGCTCCGGCTCCGTGGCACTCGCGTGCGCGCCCTGGGGCGGGACCGTGGCCGTCGTCGGGTCGTCCTGTTCCGTGCGGTCACGGCCGAACACCTTGCGCAGCAAGCTCCGAATGCCCATGGGCGAGCCTTTCGCGTGAGTTGGGTGCGATGAATGTCCGTACTGCGGGAATTGATCCCTGGCCAGGGCGGATACGTAAGGTTAGCGGCCGGATAAGGCCGTTCGACGGCACGGCCCGCATGTGGGACAACCGAGAGCGAACCGAGCCCGGACCGAGTCCTGAGGCCCCGTAGGGGCGTTCACCGTGCCCCCACTTCACCTGCACCGCGTAGGCGTCGAGTTGACGCGGGAGCGTACCGTCCCGGCCCACCGCCTAGAGTCGGACGCATGGTTTCGGGTGAGGCTCCGCAGGCGGAGGGCAGCGTCCGGGTCGATGTCTGGATCTGGTCGGTCCGGCTCACGAAGACCCGGGCGCAGGCCGCTGCCGCCTGCCGTGCGGGTCATGTGAAGGTCGCGGGCGAACGCGCCAAGCCCGCGCAGTCGGTGCGCGTCGGCGACGAGGTACGGCTCCGGCACGCGGGCCGGGACCGGGTCGTCGTCGTGTCGAAGCTGGTGAAGAAGCGGGTGGGCCCGCCCGTGGCCGCCGAGTGCTTCGTCGACAACAGCCCGCCCCCGCCGCCGCGCGAGGCCGCCATCCAGGTCCCGGTACGCGACCGGGGCGCGGGCCGGCCCACGAAGCGGGACCGCCGCGAGATGGACCGGCTGCGCGGAACGGGCCCCGGCCCCACGGAGTAGCCGCGCCCGTACGGCAGTCACGCCCCGCGTCAGCCGCGCAGCACGATCACCGTCTTGCCGCGCGCCCCGCCCGCCCGGTTGCGCGCCAGGGCCAGCGGCGCATCCGCCAACGGGACTTCGGCGTCGACGGGCACGCGCAGGATGCCCTCCGCCGCACCCGCCGCCAGCACGTCCAGCAGGACCGGGCTCGGGTCGAGACGGAAGTCGACGCCCCTGACGCCCTCGGGCAGCCGGGCCCCGGCCGCGGCGCCCCGGGTGGAGAGCGCGACACCGCCCGGCCGGGCCGCAGCCGCGTGCGCCGCGAACGCGTCCGGGGCCGCCGACGCCAGGTCGGCCAGCGCGTCGATGCCGTCCGGGCAGGCCCTCCGCAGCGCGTCGGCGGGCGGGCCGTCCGTCAGGTCCACCGAGGCGGCGGCGCCCAACGACCCCATTCTGGACCGCTCGTCACCGCGCACCGCCGCGATCACCCGGACGTCGCGGGCCCGGGCGAGCTGGGTCAGGCAGCAGCCGACGCCGCCCGCCGCCCCGACGACCAGCAGGGTCTCGTGGCCGCGCAGGGCGACCGCCTCCAGGATCTGGGCGGCGGCCATCCCGGCGGACGGCAGCGCGGCGGCGGCCCGGGGGGTGAGGCCGCGCGGGACGAGGGTGATGGCGGAGTCCTGCTCCACGCACAGGTACTCCCCGTAGGAGCCGCACGCGTCGGCCACGGCCGCCCGGCCGAAGACCGGGTCGCCCACCCGGAAGCGGTTCTCGCCGCCGCCGATCATGTCGACGCGGCCCGCGTAGTCCAGGCCGACGACGAACGGGAAGGTCCGGGGCGCCGGGGCGAGTCCACCGGCGGAGCCGTCCGTGACCTGCCAGTCCAGCGGGTTGAGCGAGGCGTATTCGACCCGCACCCGGACCTCGCCGGGCCGGGGCTCCGGCTTGGGCAGCTCGACCAGCACCGGGTCGGCCCGCAGCGCGCTGACGGCGATGGCTCGCATCCGTACACCTCCCAGTCGGGCCGCTCCGGCGGGAGCGGACGCGTCATTCCGCCGGGGCCGGCAGCACCCGCTGGGCCCAGATCCGGGCCGCCACCGCGCACACCGCGACGGCCAGACCCAGGCCGAAGACGATCCACACCGTGGTGCGCAGCGAGGAGGTCAGCGCGTCGAAGACGGCAGCGGCGGCGCCGGTGTCG from Streptomyces drozdowiczii carries:
- a CDS encoding RNA-binding S4 domain-containing protein, whose amino-acid sequence is MVSGEAPQAEGSVRVDVWIWSVRLTKTRAQAAAACRAGHVKVAGERAKPAQSVRVGDEVRLRHAGRDRVVVVSKLVKKRVGPPVAAECFVDNSPPPPPREAAIQVPVRDRGAGRPTKRDRREMDRLRGTGPGPTE
- a CDS encoding NADP-dependent oxidoreductase — encoded protein: MRAIAVSALRADPVLVELPKPEPRPGEVRVRVEYASLNPLDWQVTDGSAGGLAPAPRTFPFVVGLDYAGRVDMIGGGENRFRVGDPVFGRAAVADACGSYGEYLCVEQDSAITLVPRGLTPRAAAALPSAGMAAAQILEAVALRGHETLLVVGAAGGVGCCLTQLARARDVRVIAAVRGDERSRMGSLGAAASVDLTDGPPADALRRACPDGIDALADLASAAPDAFAAHAAAARPGGVALSTRGAAAGARLPEGVRGVDFRLDPSPVLLDVLAAGAAEGILRVPVDAEVPLADAPLALARNRAGGARGKTVIVLRG